In Centropristis striata isolate RG_2023a ecotype Rhode Island chromosome 1, C.striata_1.0, whole genome shotgun sequence, one DNA window encodes the following:
- the LOC131973000 gene encoding zinc finger protein 239-like, producing MSSSEEMPTARRRPHQCHQCGKSFSRICSLRRHEVGHTVEKLYHCEQCDSSFSQLNAYKLHLHTHTEETSHCCEQCGRHFSDQTSYRKHLRDHTGPYQCDQCEKTFSYFSIYKIHMRVHTKEKPYGCDQCPKSFSFLSSYKRHQLGHSGEKPYQCDFCGKSFTQSGHFSLHLRNHTGEKPFECDQCQKSFSDLSSYKIHLRVHSGEKPYCCNQCGRSFSQLGNYKSHLRIHTGEKPFRCELCEKSFSISKTYKQHVRTHTGEKPYQCKECGKGFGRLSNYMRHLRIHTGEQPYSCDQCGKCFNSSYSYSRHLRVHTGEKPYWCSQCKRLFTRSQSLKKHRCVPVDEESSTLCNKEAQLMSSLTEPSEPTNDKQQQATK from the exons ATGAGTTCTTCAGAAGAG ATGCCAACAGCCAGAAGAAGACCTCATCAGTGTCACCAGTGTGGGAAATCTTTCAGTCGGATTTGTAGTCTAAGAAGACATGAAGTTGGTCACACTGTGGAGAAACTGTACCACTGTGAACAATGTGACAGCAGTTTCAGCCAACTAAATGCATACAAGCTACACCTGCACACTCACACTGAAGAAACATCACACTGCTGTGAACAATGTGGGAGGCATTTTAGTGACCAGACTTCATACAGAAAGCACCTGCGTGACCACACTGGGCCATACCAGTGTGACCAATGTGAAAAGACGTTCAGTTACTTCAGTATTTACAAGATACACATGCGTGTCCATACGAAAGAAAAGCCTTACGGCTGTGACCAGTGTCCTaagagttttagttttttaagttCATACAAGCGACACCAGCTGGGTCACAGCGGAGAGAAGCCTTACCAGTGTGACTTTTGTGGAAAAAGTTTCACGCAGTCGGGTCATTTTAGTCTGCATCTGCGGAACCATACTGGGGAGAAACCCTTTGAGTGTGACCAATGTCAAAAGAGCTTCAGTGACTTAAGTAGTTACAAGATACACCTGCGTGTCCACtcaggagagaaaccatactGCTGTAACCAGTGCGGGAGGAGTTTCTCTCAGTTAGGCAATTACAAATCACATTTACGTATCCACACTGGAGAAAAACCATTCCGCTGTGAACTATGCGAAAAAAGTTTCTCTAtttcaaaaacatacaaacaacatgTGCGGACTCACACTGGGGAGAAACCATACCAGTGTAAAGAATGTGGGAAAGGGTTTGGCCGGCTAAGCAACTACATGCGCCACCTGCGTATCCACACTGGAGAGCAAccatacagctgtgaccaatgtgggaaatgTTTCAATAGTTCATATAGTTACAGTCGACACCTACGTgtccacactggagagaaaccatatTGGTGTTCACAGTGTAAGCGATTGTTTACTCGATCACAGTCCTTGAAGAAACACCGCTGTGTTCCAGTAGATGAAGAGAGTTCAACTCTGTGTAACAAAGAAGCACAACTGATGTCCTCATTAACAGAACCATCAGAACCCACAAACGACAAACAGCAacaagcaacaaaataa